Proteins co-encoded in one Oceanispirochaeta sp. M1 genomic window:
- a CDS encoding uroporphyrinogen decarboxylase family protein, translating into MNGYDKITTVLNGSAADPVPTMLHSFMPAAAEKGLNQREYRSNADNIARAHIDFARKYDLDGILVDVDTCMEAGAIGIEVDLPDNEPARVTKGLSTDLDLCIEAMDKDSLLKYDRINIMLDAIFKMRKEVGGELLIRGNADQGPFSLAMLSMGISEFLMALLDEDSTGKIKLLLDRALELHLEYHRLIKEAGADITSFGDSSCGPDLISPAMYREFSLPWHKEIVRRLDAQNITTVCHICGNLDLILEDVVSAGFAAVEVDYKTDIARAAEIMKGKSVLFGPIDPSGTFYFGSPKEVEKITKDVLRLFPEGGLVIGAGCALPQGVGEDNIRAFCRAVSS; encoded by the coding sequence ATGAATGGATATGATAAAATTACAACTGTTTTAAATGGATCTGCTGCTGATCCTGTTCCCACCATGCTGCACAGCTTTATGCCTGCTGCCGCGGAAAAAGGGCTGAACCAGAGAGAATACAGAAGTAATGCGGATAATATTGCCAGAGCGCATATCGATTTTGCAAGAAAATATGACCTTGATGGTATTCTTGTTGATGTTGATACATGCATGGAAGCCGGAGCAATAGGGATTGAAGTAGATTTGCCTGATAATGAACCGGCACGTGTGACTAAAGGTCTGAGTACTGATCTGGATCTATGCATAGAGGCAATGGATAAAGACTCCCTTCTGAAATATGACCGCATTAATATTATGTTGGATGCGATTTTCAAGATGAGAAAAGAAGTCGGGGGGGAATTATTAATCCGTGGTAATGCTGATCAGGGACCATTTTCCCTGGCCATGCTGTCTATGGGCATTTCTGAGTTTTTGATGGCACTTCTGGATGAGGATTCAACAGGAAAGATCAAATTACTTCTGGACCGGGCGCTTGAACTGCATCTGGAATACCATAGGCTGATCAAGGAAGCGGGTGCGGATATCACCAGTTTTGGTGACAGCTCATGCGGACCGGATCTTATAAGCCCTGCTATGTATAGAGAGTTCTCATTGCCCTGGCATAAAGAGATCGTAAGAAGACTAGATGCTCAGAATATTACAACAGTCTGCCATATCTGCGGAAACCTGGATTTGATTCTTGAGGATGTTGTCTCTGCTGGATTTGCTGCCGTGGAGGTTGATTATAAAACAGATATTGCAAGAGCAGCAGAAATCATGAAGGGAAAATCCGTTTTATTTGGTCCCATCGATCCATCTGGTACTTTTTACTTTGGTTCACCAAAAGAAGTAGAAAAAATTACAAAGGATGTTCTCAGATTATTTCCTGAAGGCGGTCTTGTTATAGGTGCCGGCTGTGCACTTCCACAAGGAGTTGGAGAAGACAATATAAGGGCTTTTTGCAGGGCCGTAAGTTCTTGA
- a CDS encoding sugar ABC transporter ATP-binding protein, which translates to MQQRQTVLSVENITKRFLGTVALKNVSMELYENEILAVMGENGAGKSTLMKILSGLYPSSEVEGRILSGSEELRFNSPVDSENHGIAMIYQELNLELDLSVTENICLGRLPLRSMGLVDWKQAERIAEEALARLDLVTDMKATVRNLSPSMQQLICIARALLRNPRILILDEPTSVLTASETDNLMGIIEHLKDQGISCIYISHKLDEVFKLCDRMVILRDGFYISEYQKDEGYDSHRIIEDMIGRKLDVMYPTVEKSIGSEVMRIENLMVPHTSAYGKNIIEDVSFHLNKGEILGLCGLVGSGRSETINAIFGSIPRSAGKIYVAGKEISIKTTQDAKKHGIGLLTEDRKKNGIIGTMSICHNMTLTILERIKRIFLIDQSKEREQARFFFDKLSVKAPDMDTLVSNLSGGNQQKVILSKWLLTDLKILMLDEPTRGIDVGSKSEIYKIINDLAKSGVSIIVISSEISELLAICDRFVVLGKGRVQAVMSKEEANEVSILRASSNT; encoded by the coding sequence ATGCAGCAAAGACAGACAGTTCTCTCGGTTGAGAATATAACAAAACGTTTTTTGGGTACTGTTGCACTTAAAAATGTATCCATGGAGCTTTATGAAAATGAAATCCTGGCTGTCATGGGGGAGAATGGAGCGGGGAAATCCACCCTGATGAAAATTCTATCAGGTTTGTATCCCTCATCTGAAGTGGAAGGGCGTATCTTATCAGGTTCCGAAGAGCTTCGTTTTAATTCTCCTGTTGATTCTGAGAATCACGGTATTGCTATGATCTATCAGGAATTGAATCTTGAGCTTGATCTTTCAGTGACAGAGAATATTTGTCTGGGGAGACTGCCCCTGAGATCCATGGGTCTTGTGGACTGGAAACAAGCCGAGAGGATTGCTGAGGAGGCCTTAGCCAGACTGGATCTGGTCACTGATATGAAGGCCACAGTTCGTAATCTAAGCCCATCCATGCAGCAGTTGATCTGTATTGCAAGGGCTCTATTGAGGAATCCGCGTATTCTGATTCTGGATGAACCTACATCGGTATTGACTGCTTCTGAAACAGATAACCTTATGGGGATTATTGAACATCTGAAAGATCAGGGCATTTCCTGTATCTACATCTCTCATAAACTTGATGAGGTCTTTAAGCTCTGTGACAGGATGGTAATTCTCCGGGATGGTTTTTATATCAGCGAATACCAAAAAGACGAGGGTTATGACAGTCATAGAATCATTGAAGATATGATTGGTCGGAAACTGGATGTAATGTATCCCACCGTAGAAAAGAGCATTGGTTCAGAGGTAATGAGAATTGAGAATCTGATGGTTCCTCACACTTCTGCCTATGGAAAAAATATTATTGAAGATGTGAGTTTCCATCTTAATAAAGGTGAAATACTGGGACTCTGTGGACTCGTCGGTTCAGGACGGTCAGAAACCATTAACGCCATTTTCGGAAGCATTCCCCGGAGTGCCGGAAAGATCTACGTCGCCGGGAAAGAGATCTCTATCAAAACAACTCAGGATGCCAAGAAACATGGAATCGGTCTTTTGACTGAGGATAGAAAGAAAAACGGTATCATCGGGACAATGAGTATCTGTCATAACATGACTCTCACAATCCTTGAAAGAATCAAGAGAATCTTCCTGATCGATCAGAGTAAAGAACGGGAACAAGCCCGATTTTTCTTTGACAAACTGAGTGTTAAAGCACCGGATATGGATACTTTGGTTTCCAATTTATCCGGTGGTAATCAACAGAAAGTTATTCTCTCAAAATGGCTGCTGACAGATCTTAAAATTCTGATGCTGGATGAGCCGACCCGTGGTATTGATGTGGGTTCAAAGTCAGAAATCTATAAAATCATCAATGATCTTGCAAAGAGTGGTGTCAGCATCATCGTCATTTCATCTGAGATTTCAGAACTGCTGGCAATTTGTGATCGATTTGTTGTCCTTGGGAAGGGGCGTGTTCAGGCGGTCATGTCGAAAGAAGAGGCTAATGAGGTCTCTATCCTGAGAGCTTCTTCCAATACCTGA
- a CDS encoding substrate-binding domain-containing protein, with product MKRLVVTVLLITMCMGAAFAAGSQEDSKDDGQLHFVYVSPLLAHPVWLLAKDGFDQAVSELNIKGDWVGPQGVSPEEMAKLVETAVAQKVDAIITQGLVPAAPVQAAIDAGIAVLVVDSPIDLEGQLAYFGKDVKVQAKAFYDDVVTQYGNNAELNMSIQVAALNYQIAVDQIEAIKGQFNNYGGSFNVVNISESKSDRMKATTEWENTLKAYPEINLAINLAAEAGPACASVVRDLGIKDKILIYGVDDIDETLDLVRNGELDGTVATSFHNYGYQATYWLYQNVMEGKTPAAISNDAGTIMINKSNVDNYAPQLKVKKDL from the coding sequence ATGAAGAGATTAGTGGTAACAGTTTTATTGATCACCATGTGCATGGGAGCTGCTTTTGCGGCGGGAAGTCAGGAAGACTCAAAAGATGATGGGCAGCTGCACTTTGTGTATGTATCACCCCTTCTGGCACATCCTGTCTGGCTCCTTGCAAAAGACGGATTTGATCAGGCAGTTTCAGAGCTTAATATCAAGGGTGACTGGGTAGGTCCACAGGGTGTTTCTCCCGAAGAAATGGCGAAATTGGTAGAAACAGCAGTGGCACAGAAAGTGGATGCCATCATCACCCAGGGATTAGTTCCGGCGGCCCCTGTTCAGGCAGCGATTGATGCAGGAATCGCAGTACTTGTTGTGGATTCACCCATAGATCTGGAAGGACAACTTGCTTATTTTGGAAAGGACGTAAAAGTACAGGCTAAAGCATTTTATGATGATGTTGTTACTCAATATGGAAATAATGCCGAATTGAATATGTCTATTCAGGTTGCTGCCTTGAATTATCAGATTGCAGTTGACCAGATTGAGGCCATTAAGGGACAGTTCAACAACTATGGCGGTTCCTTTAATGTTGTAAATATATCTGAATCCAAGTCAGATAGAATGAAGGCTACTACGGAATGGGAAAATACACTGAAGGCGTATCCTGAAATCAATCTTGCCATCAACCTTGCTGCCGAAGCTGGACCTGCCTGTGCCTCTGTTGTACGGGATTTGGGAATCAAGGATAAAATCCTTATCTATGGTGTGGATGATATTGATGAAACATTGGATCTTGTCAGGAATGGTGAACTTGACGGAACTGTTGCAACAAGTTTTCACAATTATGGATATCAGGCTACTTACTGGCTATATCAGAATGTTATGGAAGGAAAGACTCCTGCAGCCATCAGCAATGATGCAGGAACTATCATGATCAATAAGAGTAATGTAGATAATTATGCGCCTCAGCTGAAAGTCAAAAAAGATCTTTAA
- a CDS encoding histidine kinase has translation MDNPEGLMKKREDRSLRSRFTRFVLIIFILIFIIALYSNLQSFKFWQEYRRTFTQFDELSHFYAEVKLMNYSMKNYIYSHDPLDVEVFQNHYDAASISLDKLMDYEDEELQFRYGLLRNMIQTYKENEELYSQSSYDSQDRLAMLIDETYPQYALLVTNEMNLEKERMLESWKSQLLITLCILCLLILLTSVFVIQSLRSITSPIEKMIVNINRIKTGQFDIRNVQSDSREIRILLESFETMAEELQTHIEQIHEKSRIEKELIKQENENLRITSVLAETKLNALQGQMNPHFLFNTLSLISKMAYVEGAEKTSELMVKTASLLRYSLDMCGKTSSLDQEMVCVENYIQIQEPRVGDRILFITESCGNLKGIEIPGMVLQPLVENCVVHGVKDLIRDAEISVKITVSPSQINIQIQDNGPGFPQHILDGFSNDKDILQSSSIGLSNVRERLRIFYKNDFSMSLSNEGGSVIRIRLLENGRSLSNV, from the coding sequence ATGGATAATCCGGAAGGACTGATGAAAAAAAGGGAAGACAGATCACTGCGCTCTAGATTTACTCGATTTGTCCTGATCATTTTTATTCTCATATTCATTATTGCTTTATACAGTAATTTACAGAGTTTTAAATTTTGGCAGGAGTATCGAAGAACATTCACTCAGTTTGATGAACTGTCCCACTTTTACGCTGAAGTGAAATTAATGAATTACAGCATGAAAAACTATATTTACTCCCATGATCCTCTAGATGTTGAAGTATTTCAAAATCATTATGATGCGGCTTCAATCTCTTTGGATAAGCTGATGGATTATGAAGACGAAGAACTGCAATTCCGTTATGGCCTTCTCAGAAATATGATTCAGACATATAAGGAAAATGAAGAACTATATTCACAATCATCCTACGATAGCCAGGATCGACTGGCTATGCTTATTGATGAGACTTATCCTCAGTATGCACTTTTAGTAACCAATGAGATGAACCTGGAAAAAGAACGAATGCTGGAGAGCTGGAAATCTCAATTACTGATTACTTTGTGCATCCTCTGTCTCCTGATTCTCCTGACTTCAGTTTTTGTCATTCAGTCTCTCAGGAGTATCACGAGCCCGATTGAAAAAATGATTGTGAATATAAATAGGATAAAGACAGGACAGTTTGATATTCGAAATGTTCAGAGTGACAGCAGGGAGATCAGAATACTGCTGGAATCCTTTGAAACTATGGCTGAGGAGCTTCAGACTCATATTGAGCAGATTCATGAAAAATCACGTATTGAAAAGGAATTGATCAAACAGGAAAATGAAAATCTTAGAATAACCAGTGTACTGGCGGAGACAAAACTCAATGCTCTACAAGGGCAGATGAATCCTCATTTCCTATTTAATACACTTAGTCTGATCTCCAAAATGGCCTATGTTGAAGGGGCCGAAAAGACCAGTGAGTTGATGGTAAAGACTGCCAGTCTTCTCAGGTATAGTCTGGATATGTGCGGAAAAACCTCCTCACTTGATCAGGAAATGGTTTGTGTTGAAAATTATATTCAGATTCAGGAACCTAGAGTGGGTGACCGGATTTTATTTATTACAGAGAGTTGCGGGAATCTTAAGGGCATCGAGATTCCAGGTATGGTATTGCAGCCACTTGTTGAAAATTGTGTTGTTCATGGAGTCAAGGATCTGATCAGAGATGCTGAAATCTCAGTAAAAATTACTGTTTCTCCTTCCCAAATCAATATTCAGATTCAAGACAATGGTCCTGGATTCCCCCAACATATCCTGGATGGATTCTCAAATGACAAAGATATTCTTCAATCTTCCAGTATCGGTCTCTCCAATGTACGGGAGCGTCTGAGAATTTTCTATAAGAACGATTTTTCAATGTCATTAAGCAATGAGGGAGGTTCAGTTATCAGGATACGGCTGCTGGAAAATGGGAGATCTCTTTCAAATGTATAA